One window of Papaver somniferum cultivar HN1 chromosome 9, ASM357369v1, whole genome shotgun sequence genomic DNA carries:
- the LOC113308158 gene encoding uncharacterized protein LOC113308158: protein MAGVSRKISAAAARSHTRKPKQNSLEVSSGMFRKISLVLLMGFMAWAYQTVQPPPPKICGSPDGPSVTASRVKLSDRRYLAYKEHGVSKDQAKYKIIYIHGFDSCRLDSMPLSQELAKELGIYMVSFDRAGYGESDPNPKRTEKSTALDIEQLADHLGLGSKFYVIGFSMGGQATWGCLKYIPYRLSGAALLAPVVNYWWPAFPANVSKEAYNEQLVQDQWALRVAHYAPLLTYWWNTQKWFPPSSAVAHNPAIFSRQDKELFPKLAEWVKHAAQIRQQGDFESLHRDLMVGFGSWEFDPMSDIENPFQNNEGSVHVWQGDEDLLVPASLQRYVAGKLPWVHYHELTGAGHMFPFGDGTSDAILKALLLGEK, encoded by the exons ATGGCGGGAGTAAGCAGGAAAATATCTGCTGCAGCAGCAAGGTCTCATACCAGAAAACCAAAGCAGAACTCTTTAGAAGTTTCATCAG GAATGTTTCGGAAGATATCATTAGTTTTATTAATGGGATTTATGGCATGGGCTTATCAAACCGTTCAACCTCCACCGCCCAAGATTTGTGGTTCTCCAGATGGCCCATCTGTTACAGCATCAAGAGTAAAGCTCAGTGATAGAAGATATTTAGCTTACAAAGAACATGGGGTATCAAAAGATCAAGCAAAATATAAGATTATTTACATTCATGGGTTTGATTCCTGCAGACTTGATTCCATGCCCTTGTCTCAG GAACTGGCTAAAGAACTAGGCATCTACATGGTGTCTTTTGATAGAGCTGGGTATGGTGAGAGTGATCCAAATCCAAAACGAACTGAGAAAAGCACAGCTTTGGATATTGAACAGCTTGCTGATCACTTGGGTCTGGGATCCAAATTTTACGTAATTGGATTCTCTATGGGAGGTCAGGCAACTTGGGGTTGCCTCAAGTACATTCCTTATCG ATTATCAGGAGCAGCGCTACTTGCACCGGTTGTCAATTACTGGTGGCCAGCCTTTCCAGCTAATGTATCAAAAGAAGCCTACAATGAACAACTTGTGCAGGACCAATGGGCACTTCGGGTAGCTCATTACGCCCCATTACTCACTTACTGGTGGAACACTCAGAAATGGTTTCCTCCTTCTAGTGCAGTTGCTCACAATCCTGCTATTTTTTCACGCCAAGATAAAGAACTCTTCCCCAAGTTAGCTGAGTGGGTGAAACATGCG GCACAAATAAGGCAGCAAGGTGATTTTGAGTCTCTCCATCGCGATTTGATGGTTGGTTTCGGAAGTTGGGAGTTTGATCCAATGAGTGATATTGAGAACCCTTTTCAGAACAACGAAGGTAGTGTTCATGTCTGGCAAGGAGATGAAGATTTGCTTGTGCCTGCTTCCCTTCAACGATACGTTGCAGGAAAGCTTCCATGGGTTCATTACCACGAGCTTACGGGTGCAGGGCATATGTTCCCTTTTGGTGATGGTACAAGTGATGCTATCTTAAAGGCACTCTTGCTTGGAGAGAAGTAG